GAGGCGAGGTTCCGCGCTACCGGAAGATTCGCGTCCGGGCGCTCGATCGAAAGGGAAAGCCCGTCGACTTCGAAGCGGAGGGTTTCCACGCGCGCGTCCTGCAGCACGAGATCGACCACCTGGACGGCATCGTGTACATCGACCGGATGAAGGATCTCCGGAGTCTGGGGTATACGGTGAAGTTCGGCTGATTGCGGGCGCAGGAGGTGCATCGAGCCGGACGGGCGCGTGCGCCGCGACCCGCGGCCTCAACATACACACCCGATATGCCTCGGCCGCGGGCTCGGGCGCCCGCATCCCGTCGGGCTCGCGCCTCCCCCGCGCCTCAACCGTGCCCGAGCGAACTGGATCGGCGCCGACACTCCGACGGGAATCACGAGGTGCGGCCAGACGTGCCGGAAGGTGGGCGCCGGAAGCCGGCCGGCGGCCGCGGCGTACCGGAGCGTACGTTAAGGCCGCCGGCCGGCTTTCGGCGTCCGCATAACGGTGCGTATGGTCCGCACCCGCCTAATGAAGGTGACGATGTTCCACCATGATGCACTTGTTCATCACGACGGCCAGTCCCGCCCGTCGCGCCTTCTCGGCCGATTCGTTGTGGGCGAGGCCGAGCTGCATCCAGACCGCCTTCGCGCCGGCCGCGATCGCGTCGTCGACGATCGCGGGGATCGCATCCACCCGGCGGAAGACGTCGACGATGTCGATCGGAACGGGGACGCTCGCGAGATCGGGATAGGCCTTTTCGCCGAGCACTTCGCGGACTGCCGGGTTGACCGGGATCACCCGGTACCCGTGCTCCTGGAGGTAGGCCGCGATGCGATGGCTGTCCCGCGCCGGATTCTCGGACAGCCCGACGACGGCGATCGTCCCGGCGTCCGCCAGCAGGCGGCGTATCTCCTCTCCCGACGCGTTCTTCTTCGGCAGCTCGCAGACGGGGTCGCTCATCGAAACCTCCCCCGCCATTCTGCGGCGCGGCGCGAGGAAACGCCAGCCGGGGCGCTCATTCCTCCGGAAGCGGGCGGCTGATATATTCGGAAGGATGGCGCGGGGAAAGATCTCGACCGCCCCCGGTCCTCCGGCGCGGCCGCTCGACGCGATGCCTTCGGGCTCGGCGGACTTCTTCACGACCCGTCTCGACAACCTCGTCGCCTGGGCGCGCAAGAATTCCCTCTGGCCGCTCCCGTTCGGAACGGCGTGCTGCGCCATCGAGTACATGTCGATCGTCTCCTCGCACTACGACCTCGCGCGCTTCGGGGCGGAGGTCGTCCGATTCTCCCCCCGGCAGGCGGACCTCCTGATCGTCGCCGGCACGGTCGTCGACAAGCTCGCCCCCGTCCTCCGGAAGATCTACGACCAGATGCCGGAACCGAAGTGGGTGATCTCGATGGGCGTCTGCGCCTCCTCGGGCGGCTTCTACCGCGCCTACCACGTCGTCCAGGGCATCGACGAGATCGTCCCGGTCGACGTCTACGTTCCCGGGTGCCCCCCCACGCCGGAAGAGCTGATGTACGGGATCCTGAGCCTCCAGGAGAGCATCCAGTCCGGCCGCAAATCCCGGGACGACCGCTCGGCGCGTTACGCCGCGACGCTTCCCGCGCTCCCCTCGCCATGAGCGACGTCGCGATCTCTCCCGTTTCCGCTCCCGCCGAGCGCGTCCGGGCCCGTCTTTCCGGCGCGATTCCCGATTCGCGCGTCTCGGTGGCGGATCTCGACCTGCCGACGATCGAAACGGATCCGCGGAGCTGGCCGGCGGTCGCGCGGTTCCTCCGCGACGACCCGGAGATGCGTTTCGATCTGCTGATCGATCTCCTCGGCGTCGACAATCTCCGGCGGCGCGGAAGGCCCAGCCGGTTCGAGCTCGTCGTCCACCTCTTTTCGACCTCCCGCGACGAACACGTCCGCGTGAAGGTGATCCTCGACGGGGAGAACCCGGAGCTTCCGTCCGTCGTCGACGTCTGGCCGGCGGCGAACTGGTTCGAACGGGAGGCGTTCGACCTGTTCGGATTCCGCTTCTCGGGGCATCCGAACCTCCGCCGGATCCTGTGCCACCAGGCGTTCGTCGGCCACGCGCTGCGGAAGGATTACCCGCCGGGGCAGCGCTGGATGTGCACCGAGGAGGACCTCTACGTCCCCGGCCTCGTCGCGCGGGAGAACGTGGAGGAAGACCACTTCGAGACCGTCGTCGTCAACCTCGGACCGTCCCACCCCGCCACGCACGGGACGCTCCGCATCGTCGCGCGGCTCGACGGCGAGCAGATCGTCGAGGCGGAATCGGAGATCGGATACCTCCATCGCTGCTTCGAGAAGATGTCCGAGACCCACACCTGGAACCAGGTCATCCCGTACACGGACCGGCTGAACTACTGCTCGGCGTTCATCAACAACGTGGCCTACTGCAAGACCGTCGAGCGGATGCTCGGAATCGAAGTGCCCGAGCGCGGCGCGCTCGTCCGGACGATCCTTTCGGAATTCTCGCGGATCATGGACCACTGCGTCTGCATCGGCGCGAACCTCGTCGACACGGGAGCGCTCACGAACTTCTGGTATCTGTTCCAGCCGCGCGAGGAGATCTACGGCCTGATCGAGGCCTGCTGCGGCGCGCGCCTGACGGTGTCGTACGGGCGCGTGGGAGGGCTCTCCCGCGAGGTCCCGGCCGATTTCGTCGCCCGCTGCCGCTCGCTCCTCCGCTCGATCCCGAAATTCCTCGACGACGTCGACAACCTCGTCAAGCGGAACCGCATCGTGTGGGACCGTTTCCGCGGCGTGGGCGTCGTGACCCGCGACCAGGCGATCGGCTGGGGATTCGCGGGCCCGTGCCTCCGCGCGTCGGGCGTGGGGTACGACGTCCGCAAGGCGCGGCCGTACGATTTCTACGACCGGTTCGACTGGGACGTGCCCGTGCATCGCGACGGCGACAATTTCGCGCGGTACCTCGTCCGGATGGAGGAGATGCGGCAGTCGCTGTCGATCATCCGCCAGGCGCTGGAGATCCTTCCGTCGTCCGGACCGGTGAGCTCGGGCGACTGGCACGTCGTCCTCCCGCCGAAGGATCGCGTCTACCACGACATGGAGTCGCTCATCTATCACTTCAAGTGGGTGATGGAAGGAATCCAGGTGCCGGAAGGAGAGCGCTACGAATGGTTCGAGGGGGCCAACGGCGAGCTCGGGTTCTACGTCGTCTCGACCGGCGGCGGATCGCCCTACCGGATCAAGCCCCGGCCCGCCTGTTTCCCCATGATGGCGGCGTTCGAGAAGATCATCGTCGGGAGCCGCGTCTCCGACGCGATTGCGACGCTGGGAACGTTGAACATCATCGCGGGAGAGCTGGACCGATGAGGGCA
This genomic interval from Thermoanaerobaculia bacterium contains the following:
- a CDS encoding CoA-binding protein, which produces MSDPVCELPKKNASGEEIRRLLADAGTIAVVGLSENPARDSHRIAAYLQEHGYRVIPVNPAVREVLGEKAYPDLASVPVPIDIVDVFRRVDAIPAIVDDAIAAGAKAVWMQLGLAHNESAEKARRAGLAVVMNKCIMVEHRHLH
- the nuoB gene encoding NADH-quinone oxidoreductase subunit NuoB, with the translated sequence MPSGSADFFTTRLDNLVAWARKNSLWPLPFGTACCAIEYMSIVSSHYDLARFGAEVVRFSPRQADLLIVAGTVVDKLAPVLRKIYDQMPEPKWVISMGVCASSGGFYRAYHVVQGIDEIVPVDVYVPGCPPTPEELMYGILSLQESIQSGRKSRDDRSARYAATLPALPSP
- the nuoD gene encoding NADH dehydrogenase (quinone) subunit D — encoded protein: MSDVAISPVSAPAERVRARLSGAIPDSRVSVADLDLPTIETDPRSWPAVARFLRDDPEMRFDLLIDLLGVDNLRRRGRPSRFELVVHLFSTSRDEHVRVKVILDGENPELPSVVDVWPAANWFEREAFDLFGFRFSGHPNLRRILCHQAFVGHALRKDYPPGQRWMCTEEDLYVPGLVARENVEEDHFETVVVNLGPSHPATHGTLRIVARLDGEQIVEAESEIGYLHRCFEKMSETHTWNQVIPYTDRLNYCSAFINNVAYCKTVERMLGIEVPERGALVRTILSEFSRIMDHCVCIGANLVDTGALTNFWYLFQPREEIYGLIEACCGARLTVSYGRVGGLSREVPADFVARCRSLLRSIPKFLDDVDNLVKRNRIVWDRFRGVGVVTRDQAIGWGFAGPCLRASGVGYDVRKARPYDFYDRFDWDVPVHRDGDNFARYLVRMEEMRQSLSIIRQALEILPSSGPVSSGDWHVVLPPKDRVYHDMESLIYHFKWVMEGIQVPEGERYEWFEGANGELGFYVVSTGGGSPYRIKPRPACFPMMAAFEKIIVGSRVSDAIATLGTLNIIAGELDR